The genomic interval gtcctccagtgcaactctgtggtcaactttaactaaaagttgcactgaaagaccatctgtagctactccagtgccattctatggtcattGTATgttagacattgaccacagagttgcactggaggacctagagattcctagagaggtgtcctctcaggtaaaaacagtgtttttgttatttgcagtttttccatattcacaggggtcttgtgcccctaaccctagcgaatagggagggacaactgtactgtatcttaactcttatttaaaagaaggaaccatctcctggtgaaaagcaagagtataatatgtgaagcattGATCCCTtttactctctcattcatcccgCCTTAAGATTGAGCACAaagaattttgtacattctttgacattcttttgctttgcttcatcctttagatcctttgctatatgcccctaaattttatccttgacttatccatggattatcaaaacccataattttggccccaaaacttgccctcaacgtatacatgaagttgacttatagccgagtatatacggtatatatacacacacacacacacacatactgtgtgaccctgggttgggaggagaggtttgtatgttaatctgtgtattgttctgttattgaatggcaaagcatatgcatatcctcccaccttgaggccttgccattcaacaacagaacaatacatagattatcATGCAaaccactcctcccaacctagagtcacacagtgtgtgtgtgtgtgtgtgtgtgtgtgtatatatatatatatatatatatatcccactcacttctatgccaaaattctctgaaaatgccagcgaaatgtcaggaataaactcttccagaacatggccgcatTAGCTGGAAAAACTCCCAAAAAACAATGGGAGGTGTAGTCTCTGGGAGCATTGGTTTGGGGCAAAGCTGCTTGAATCGGCACATTTCCTAGAGAGGCACTCAACACATGTTCAGAGAATTGTTGCCTCATAATTTCGGTGGAACTGATGCTGAGTTCTCCTGCGTAAAAAAAGGGGTGAGGCAagcaagaggaaggagggagagcatccatccaagagagaaagaaatggaaagataagCTGGGTCAGGGGAGAATGGGAACTGGAGTGGTTCTCTTAGCAAACCAGTCTGAGCCTGCCAGTCAAAGTTGGCAATGCTGGGTTAAATGGAGGAAGGCTCTGACTGGGTCTAGAGGCAGCTTAATAGGAAGCAGTGCAGAAGGCCTGAGTTCCAGTCCCTGGAGTTGCCAGAATCCTGTTTAAAACCCTGGAGGCTGCcagtcagaggagtttatcagatggaGTAAATGTGGAAGTTTAAACGaggtttatcccatgaaaatcacgcaattactattaaatcacaattaagattttcacacatggCAGTCACTATCCTGGGAacaaccagggaataaccaggcaatgaACGGCAACCAATAATCTCGtgaatgctttgttgctgtttattgcctggttaggCACGGGTTAACGGTGCTTTAATCACTTGTCGGGCGAAAACCTTTATCGCAATTGTGCGATTTGCATGGGATATTCCCCAGGATAATGGCTGTGTAATCGcaccatgtgaaaatcttaattgggaatgcacaattttcacaggttaatccccttatacttccaattgtccccatgtgataaactccagagttggCAAGGCTGGCTTAAATGGCGCAAGGCTCTGAGTGGAGGCTGCTGGTCAGAGTTGGCAACACTGGACCAAAGGGAGCAAGGCACTCACCGGGTCGAAAGGCAACCCAAGGGGCAGCAGGGCACAAGGTTTCCGGTCCAATAGTGGCAGAATCCTACCTAAAACCATGGaggctgccagtcagagttggcaACACTGAGCTTAAATAGAGCAATGTATAAAGGCAGTTCAAGGGCCAGGGGCACAGAAGGTCTGGGTTCCAATCCTGGTAGACCTTGCCTGGAAACCCTGGAGGCTGCCAGTcccagttggtgctcttagaccccAATGGAAGGAAGGTCTGGCTCAGCTTTTCTAAGGTTCTTCTGGCTGTATGCATACTGGAGAATTAATctggtttggtaccgctttaactgccctggctgaaggctatgggattctgggagttggagaaaacaaactccaactcccagaattccatagccttcagccagaatTAGTTAAAGCGGTACGtagttctccagtgtggacgcagcctaagaagctttccctccctgcctccttcctgacgggtccctcctcctcctcttctccgccTCCAGCGCCGGTTCCTCCCTATAAAGGGCTGCCCTGCACCGGCCAAGAGAAGCCCAGCAGCAGAGCCAGAGCCCAGCTGTGTTTCCTATCCCGGAATCGGAGCGGAAGAGCCTCCCAGAGGAGCCTGGCTTCTCTTCCAGGTAGATCGgggcccctcctctcctcctcctatcCCTTGGGGAGAccccttcccccccttccttGTAAGTCCTTGAGTTTCGTTCCTAGAAAAACCTAGGCGTCGAAAGAGGGGACCCTGGCGGTCATCTGCCTGGACCCGTTCTTTCGTCGGGTTCCGGAGCTTTGTCAGGTTCGAAGGAAGGGCGAGTCTCCTGGTCGCAACCTTCTCCCAGGTGTATCTCCACGGTAGAAGGAAGGCAGTTTGATaatgctttaagtgctgtagttccaccttatgtaatcctgggatttgtagtttgttggtgcATCAGTGCTTTCTGACAGTCTACGCTGTGGaaggaatgcagtttgacaccactttatgtagttctatcctatggaatcctgggatatgtagtttgtccagtgccagagagggcatctgcactgtagaaacaatgcagtttgacatcactttgagtgctgtagctccagtcTATGGactctagggatttgtagtttgttgtggcacctgacctTTTGGACAAAGGGGGTGTCTACGCTGTAGAAAGAGcacagtttgatactgttttaagtgctatagctccagtTCCTATGGAATctagggatttgtagtatgttgagtcaccacagagctctctgacacagggTGCCTCTACATTGTaggaataatgctgtttgatactgctttaagtgctgtcgctgcatcctatgggatggtggggtttgtagttttacaaggtccttagccttctctgccaaagagggctgggggctcacaaaactacacatcccaggattctgggatggagtcgtggcagttaaagtggcgtcaaactgcattaattctacagtgtagatgcatcccatgGCCTGGAGTGGCTCCTTCTCGTTTCAGTTGGAACCCTAATATCTTTTATTCGGATGGCTGCAACAAACCCACtggacagaaaaaataaaatacattaaaaatagtaTATACTGTATAGGAAAGGAGAATAATGGTAGAAAAGCCTTGTTTTTCCTTCACACCGAGAACCACAGAATGAAAGATACGCCTTTCCTAACTCTCTGCTTTTGATTCTAGTTCCTGCTcaatttggatatttttgtccCCATCCCAGGAAATCATTTGGATATCATCCATTGtgtttggatgacaactcccgcATTCTTTGCTATCGCTTGTGCAggctaggggatgctgggagctacagtccgaCCACATTTGGAGGACtgctcccttttttaaaaaaagaaagaaagttttccTGATAAATCAAATCttttagagaaagagaaagtctAAAAATATTgatggaaaaacaaatcaaatctTGTTGGGTCCATCTGCCGCGTTTGTGGAGGATGTGTGTTGTTGTTCCTTTCACCCTCCATTTCCCCTCTTGTGCCCAAGAGAGACCTGTGATATATTTATTCaagggcgtgtgtgtgtgtgtgtctgtacaaTTTATCATCAcgacaaccctgtgaggtaggacaggctgtgaaagaaagaatgaggagagagaaactggttcAAGGTTCTCCAGTGAGTTTCCTGGCTCAGCGGGAACTTGAATCTGGAGCCTCTAAAGCCTGTTTCACCACTCTAACCACTGTACCCCACTGCCTCCCAAAATCCCACTTTATTTTCTAGCTAGTCCTTATGCCAAGGCACCACATAATCTGAACTTCTCTCTCCTCTGTGTCCCCAGATCTGTCAGAGGAGGGTGGCCGAAAAAGTTGTGATTCTTTCATAATGGACTGGTTCAATGAAGGGGCTTTTAAAAGTTTGTGCTTAATTAAATCATCACCATCGTCATTGTCATCGTCATCTGCCCATTTGTTACTCAGTTCTGGCAGGCAGGCGTCTCTCTTCCAAAATAGTGCCCGCCTGGCACTTGTTTCAATAAACCCTGGCATACCAAATAATTGGCGGCCGTGCCAATTATTTGATATGCCAGGAGGCTGCCAATTATTTGGTATGCCAGGATTTATTGAAAGAGCTATCGAAACTCCCAGCCATACACAGGATGGAGTGACCCTCTGGAAAAATGGCTATACCAATTATTTGGTATGCTGAGGTTTACCGAAACCGCTACCAGGTGGGCACCATTTTGGAAGAGGATGGAATGATTGTCTGGAAAATGGCTCTTTCTAAGTGAGGTAGATGCGGCCCCTGAACTCCCTTCTGAATCccctaattattatttttctaaataTCAGGCTCTTTCAGGGCAGTGTTTAGTCAAGGATTCTGGAAgatgcaatccaaaacatctggaggagcaaagacATACTGATCTAATGCATCTGGAAGGTTCCAGGTTGCAGAAAGGAAGCTTGGGAAACTTACCTTTTGGAAaccatatccaggggtagctgtcttggccctatagcaaagtacagtataatACAAAATCCTCAAAAGAGCAATACCGTTATTGGGTCGACCAAAATGCACATtgtattgcaagcttttgaagctccactggcttcttcattagacaACGGTGTTAAAAAGTTatcctgtattgtttttaacacctttcactgatgaagaagctggtagaactttgaaagcttgctacATATATAATGTGCGCTTTGGGTGgcccaataataataacagttttGTCAATCTGGAATGATACTGCacttttctgtgggtttttcaggttatgtggccatgttctagaagagtttattcctgacatttcgccagcatctgtggctggcatcttcagagaatgaaagccttcgacttcacatcctgtactttactttttggactacaacttccagcatccccACAGGCAGCATAGCTATTGGGAGCTGTGGTCCGAAAATGTAATCATGAAGGCTCTGTCAGTATCCCACTAGATACCAAATAGCTGCCCATTTATTACTCAGTTCTAGTGGGTTCTAGTGGGCATTTCCAAAACAGTGCCCACCTGGTACCTGTTTCGATAAACCCTGGCATACCAAATAATTGGCACCCATGCTAACTATTTCCTATGCCAGGGTTTATCGGATCAGCTATCGAAACTCCCGCCCATACACAGGATGGAATGCTTCTCTGGAAACTGGCCATGACAATTATTTTGTATGCCAAGATTTATCCAAACAGGTGGGCACCATTTTGGAAGAGAGACTCCTGCCCATACACAGGATGGAATGTGTCTCTGGAAAACTGGCCGTGGCAATGATTTTGTATGCCAAGGTTTATCGAAACAGCACTAGGTGGGAACCATTTTGGAAGAGAAACTCATGCCCACACAGAGGATGGAATGACTCTCTGCAAAATGGATCTTTCTAAGTGGAGAAGGTACAGTCCCCGAACCCACTTCTAGGGCCCTCTGAATCctctattttaatatatatttttaaaaaattagatgtTTGGGGGTAgcattttgccccaaaatggtccAAATGTGAAGAAAATGGCCTATAAACTAGGAAATTTATATCCACTAATCCCCAGCCCCATTGAATTACCAGTTTCGTGCTGAAATTCAGCCTTAAATCACAACCAGAAGTGATGCAATATCATTTCCTATGAACCAggaaaccttagggttgcccacAGAGGGGAAAATTGGTCCCAGCTTGCTCCTTTTCTGAGTCATTTACAGGGTATTCCTTTCTTCCGAAATGACATATTCACCAACCAATGTGGTCAAGGCTTGGAAAAGTCATGCATTTTCTTGGATGActgcatggctgggggattctgggagcaggtgtccaaaataaaaaaaataaggggcACTTTCCTCAAGCTCTGACTTTGCAGAAGCAAATAGTTAATCCGCAAATATTTTCCAATACAGAGTCTACGTCCCAGTTTCCTGAAACGATGCCAGATACTTGCGAAACGCTTGGGCGCCCGGGGGGCCTGGTGACATTGAATGTTGGCGGCAAACTCTATAGCACCACCCTGGAGACCCTGACTCGCTTTCCGGACTCCATGTTGGGTGCCATGTTTCGGGGACCCCAGCCAGCTCTCACCGACAACTGCGGCAACTACTTCATCGACCGCGATGGCAAAACTTTCCGCCACATTCTCAATTTCCTCCGTTTTGGCCACCTGGACCTTCCGGAAGGCTACTCCGAATTGTCTCTCTTGCGGGCCGAAGCGGATTTCTACCAGATCCGTCCCCTTCTGGAGGCGCTGCGGCAGGTGGAGACGGAACGGTGGCGCCAAAGGACCAACGCCATCCTGCACGCAGATGTGGATTTGCGCAAACGCTTGCTGCATTTTAACGTCCGCCGTGGACCACAGAACTACGAACTCAACACATGCTCCCTCCAGATCTTCACTGCCAACGTCTTCTGCACTGACCGCTACTTCCTTGCCATGCTGCGGAGACGTTTGGGCCACTGGGAGGGCATCAGCGTTGGCATGGAAGAGACACACTCTGGACCATTGGGTGATTCAGACGCCACGGTGGCGAGAGAATCTAGAAATGGTCATGATGCCAACCAAGAGCTCCAGGGATGGAAGAGGCGAGTAGCTACTTCAAGAACCAGCTGTGAGTCAAGAAATAGCCCAGGCGATTCCACAGATGAAGATGCAGAAACGGATGATGAAATAATGTTGGACTATTCCTCTGAAAACGCCCAAGTGGGCACCACTAGATGCCACCATCTTTTCCTCGAGTGGGCTCCATGCCCGCCGGAGCTGCCAGCGCCAGAATATGTCAAACAGAAGCTGCACCCGCTCATcgtgggtgggagggagattaGAACTGCCAATGAGTTTCTGGAAGAAGTGCTGAAAGTCGCCTTGGCCCAAGGCTTTCGGGTGGATTCAGTCTTTCCCGACCCA from Sceloporus undulatus isolate JIND9_A2432 ecotype Alabama chromosome 6, SceUnd_v1.1, whole genome shotgun sequence carries:
- the KCTD11 gene encoding BTB/POZ domain-containing protein KCTD11; this translates as MPDTCETLGRPGGLVTLNVGGKLYSTTLETLTRFPDSMLGAMFRGPQPALTDNCGNYFIDRDGKTFRHILNFLRFGHLDLPEGYSELSLLRAEADFYQIRPLLEALRQVETERWRQRTNAILHADVDLRKRLLHFNVRRGPQNYELNTCSLQIFTANVFCTDRYFLAMLRRRLGHWEGISVGMEETHSGPLGDSDATVARESRNGHDANQELQGWKRRVATSRTSCESRNSPGDSTDEDAETDDEIMLDYSSENAQVGTTRCHHLFLEWAPCPPELPAPEYVKQKLHPLIVGGREIRTANEFLEEVLKVALAQGFRVDSVFPDPADILNARSLRFVRH